In Sphingobium sp. Z007, one DNA window encodes the following:
- a CDS encoding GNAT family N-acetyltransferase — protein sequence MALTPVEPGMVATIVTHLEMRDRPRPAPVPVAPLRLARWRTPDLDAYRALFRRVGAPWLWFSRLVMADSTLAAILHDPAVEVYAVTDPRGGAIGLLELDFRAASNCELSFFGLVPELTGQGMGRWLMAQAKSLAWRKGVARFWVHTCTLDSPAALPFYIRSGFVPYGREIETFADPRLAGILPRDTAPHVPLLEVP from the coding sequence ATGGCGCTGACGCCGGTCGAACCGGGCATGGTGGCGACGATCGTCACCCATCTGGAGATGCGCGACCGGCCACGGCCCGCGCCGGTCCCGGTCGCCCCGCTGCGGCTGGCGCGATGGAGGACGCCTGACTTGGACGCCTATCGCGCACTGTTCCGGCGGGTCGGCGCGCCTTGGCTCTGGTTTTCGCGGCTGGTGATGGCCGATTCGACGCTGGCGGCGATTCTGCATGACCCGGCCGTGGAGGTCTATGCCGTCACCGATCCGCGCGGCGGCGCGATCGGCCTGCTGGAACTGGATTTCCGCGCCGCGTCGAATTGCGAACTCAGCTTCTTCGGGCTGGTCCCGGAACTTACCGGCCAGGGGATGGGCCGCTGGCTGATGGCACAGGCCAAATCGCTAGCCTGGCGCAAGGGGGTGGCGCGATTCTGGGTCCACACCTGCACGCTCGACAGCCCGGCAGCGCTCCCCTTCTATATCCGGTCCGGCTTCGTGCCTTATGGGCGGGAGATAGAGACCTTCGCCGATCCGCGGCTGGCCGGCATATTGCCGCGCGACACAGCGCCGCATGTGCCTTTGCTGGAGGTGCCATAA
- a CDS encoding tRNA (cytidine(34)-2'-O)-methyltransferase, with the protein MARAMRIALYQPEIAGNVGAILRLAACFAVPVDIIMPTGFAFSDTRLKRAAMDYGEAADVTRHANFAAFDAVRRAEGRRLLLMSAHASQQLPDVQFHPDDVLMMGSESAGVPDDVRDLADIRVRIPMAPGFRSLNIAVSTGIAVAEALRQTGKFPQ; encoded by the coding sequence ATGGCGCGGGCCATGCGTATCGCCCTTTACCAACCAGAGATCGCAGGCAATGTCGGTGCGATCCTGCGCCTGGCCGCCTGTTTCGCCGTTCCCGTGGACATTATCATGCCGACCGGATTCGCCTTTTCCGACACCCGCCTTAAGCGCGCGGCGATGGATTATGGGGAAGCCGCGGACGTCACCAGGCACGCCAATTTCGCGGCCTTCGACGCGGTGCGCCGGGCGGAAGGCCGCCGATTGCTGCTGATGAGCGCCCATGCGTCACAGCAATTGCCCGACGTCCAGTTCCACCCAGACGACGTGCTGATGATGGGATCGGAAAGTGCTGGCGTGCCTGATGACGTTCGCGACCTGGCCGATATTCGTGTCCGCATCCCGATGGCGCCGGGCTTTCGATCCTTGAACATCGCCGTTTCCACGGGCATCGCCGTCGCCGAAGCCCTTCGCCAGACCGGAAAGTTTCCCCAATGA
- the fliD gene encoding flagellar filament capping protein FliD: protein MTSVGSSILTALNAGSGIDTSALVASLVKATREPKQTAITSQQSLNSSRISALASATSSLNTFADALTDVLSGPAYTGTAASNDASIASVSLLSGGSPAGLPAQLTVDQLASARVYSSGATGGATGSTVIGTGSFTLTNAAGEATTITLDSTNNTFAGLAAAINAADTGVTARVVTDTQGTRLVFKGATGADNDFTISTSADSGSSILGGMSFTSSSTPQNAKITLDGVAYEYASNTVDDAIPYLRIDLNKASPGTTVTLSMSQPTAGLSDLLKEFVSAYNTLMGALNTATATGADSSSAGVLNGVSGVRDMKRQLSAITSTQLSATGTYKTLADIGVSTNRDGTLTLDTARLATAMETDPEGVTNMVNPKVSTSASPGLSALMDTVRDNIEKDDGPLKTAQARYDAQSEEFTKQLEDLDEKMANYEDHLTTIYAAMETRLSALKATQSYLEQQIEVWNNSGNN, encoded by the coding sequence ATGACTTCGGTAGGCAGCAGCATTTTGACGGCGCTCAACGCAGGGTCGGGTATCGACACCTCCGCGTTGGTCGCCAGTCTGGTGAAAGCGACCCGAGAACCCAAGCAGACAGCGATCACGAGTCAGCAGTCGCTCAACAGCTCGCGCATCTCCGCCTTGGCCTCCGCCACCAGCTCGCTCAACACCTTTGCCGACGCCCTGACCGACGTCTTGTCCGGCCCCGCCTATACCGGCACGGCGGCCTCCAACGACGCTAGCATCGCATCGGTCAGCCTGCTGAGCGGCGGCAGTCCCGCCGGCCTGCCTGCCCAGCTGACGGTCGATCAGCTCGCCTCTGCCCGCGTCTATTCGTCCGGCGCGACCGGCGGCGCGACCGGCAGCACCGTGATCGGCACCGGCAGCTTCACCCTCACCAATGCGGCGGGCGAAGCCACCACGATCACGCTCGATTCGACCAACAACACATTTGCCGGCCTCGCCGCCGCCATCAATGCCGCCGACACGGGCGTCACGGCGCGCGTCGTCACCGATACGCAGGGCACGCGCCTGGTTTTCAAGGGCGCAACCGGCGCTGACAATGATTTCACGATCAGCACCAGCGCCGACAGCGGCAGCAGCATCCTGGGCGGCATGAGCTTCACCAGCTCCTCCACGCCGCAAAATGCCAAGATCACGCTGGACGGCGTCGCCTATGAATATGCCAGCAACACGGTCGATGACGCGATCCCCTATCTGCGGATTGACCTGAACAAGGCGTCGCCCGGCACCACTGTCACCCTGTCGATGAGCCAGCCTACGGCCGGCCTGTCCGATCTGCTCAAGGAATTTGTCAGCGCCTACAACACGCTGATGGGCGCGCTGAACACCGCGACGGCGACCGGCGCGGATTCGTCCAGCGCGGGCGTGCTGAACGGCGTGTCGGGCGTGCGCGACATGAAACGGCAATTATCGGCGATCACCTCGACCCAGCTGTCGGCGACCGGCACCTACAAGACGCTGGCCGACATTGGCGTGTCGACCAATCGCGACGGGACGTTGACGCTCGACACCGCCCGGCTGGCTACCGCGATGGAGACGGACCCGGAAGGCGTCACCAACATGGTGAACCCCAAGGTTTCCACCTCCGCCAGCCCCGGCCTGTCGGCGCTGATGGACACCGTGCGCGACAATATTGAGAAGGACGATGGACCGCTCAAGACCGCGCAGGCGCGCTACGACGCCCAGTCGGAGGAATTTACCAAACAGCTCGAAGATCTGGATGAGAAGATGGCCAATTATGAGGACCATCTGACCACCATCTACGCGGCGATGGAGACGCGGCTGTCCGCGCTCAAGGCGACACAAAGCTACCTCGAACAGCAGATCGAGGTCTGGAACAACAGCGGTAATAATTAA
- the fliS gene encoding flagellar export chaperone FliS: MFYNQGYAGASAARRYAAVHSGSRTEGATPHALVKILFDELLQALEAAALAERNGDRVKVSDKQARAMSILFALESSLDFDKGGDISVGLAQIYREARRLLLVGAKERSAEPVDQAHAIVAEIAEAWTQIGR; this comes from the coding sequence ATGTTCTATAATCAGGGTTATGCAGGCGCCAGCGCGGCGCGCCGTTACGCCGCGGTCCATTCCGGCAGCCGCACCGAAGGCGCGACGCCCCACGCATTGGTGAAGATCCTGTTCGACGAACTGCTCCAGGCGCTCGAAGCGGCCGCGTTGGCCGAACGCAACGGCGACCGGGTCAAGGTGTCGGACAAGCAGGCGCGGGCGATGTCGATCCTCTTCGCGCTCGAATCGAGCCTGGATTTCGACAAGGGCGGCGACATTTCGGTCGGCCTGGCGCAAATCTATCGGGAAGCGCGCCGGTTGCTGCTGGTCGGGGCCAAGGAACGGTCGGCAGAGCCAGTTGATCAGGCCCATGCCATCGTCGCCGAAATCGCCGAAGCCTGGACCCAGATCGGCCGGTAA
- the queE gene encoding 7-carboxy-7-deazaguanine synthase — MSYAVKEMFLTLQGEGVQAGRRAVFLRFAGCNLWSGREQDRRDAVCKFCDTDFVGTDGLGGGKFADADALADAALAFWGEGVEGRYIVLTGGEPMLQVDDALVEALHARGFTIAIESNGTIAAHPGIDWICISPKAGSDVVQRSGHELKLVWPQPGGGHSLADVATMEGWAFDHHLLQPLDDPHAADNARAAIALVMDRPQWRLTVQAHKYLGLR; from the coding sequence ATGAGTTATGCGGTCAAGGAAATGTTCCTGACCCTTCAGGGCGAAGGCGTGCAGGCCGGCCGGCGCGCGGTGTTCCTGCGCTTTGCCGGGTGCAATCTGTGGAGCGGGCGTGAACAGGACCGACGCGATGCCGTCTGCAAGTTTTGCGATACTGATTTCGTCGGCACCGATGGGCTGGGCGGCGGCAAGTTCGCCGATGCCGACGCGCTGGCCGATGCGGCGCTGGCCTTTTGGGGCGAAGGCGTCGAGGGCCGCTATATCGTGTTGACCGGTGGCGAACCGATGTTGCAGGTCGACGATGCGCTGGTCGAAGCGCTCCATGCGCGCGGTTTCACCATCGCGATCGAAAGCAACGGCACCATCGCCGCCCATCCCGGCATCGACTGGATCTGCATCAGTCCCAAAGCCGGCAGTGACGTGGTGCAGCGGTCCGGTCATGAACTAAAGCTGGTGTGGCCGCAGCCCGGTGGGGGGCATAGCCTGGCCGATGTCGCCACGATGGAGGGATGGGCGTTCGACCATCATCTGCTCCAGCCGCTGGACGATCCCCATGCCGCCGACAATGCCCGCGCCGCGATCGCGCTGGTCATGGACCGGCCGCAATGGCGACTGACGGTGCAGGCCCATAAATATCTGGGTTTGCGGTAG
- a CDS encoding glycosyltransferase family 87 protein: MADRLRILWVGAALLLLVFVPAYLFTLTPGHGIPRDGTSLVVGRDFLNIWMYGRAAWEANPQRYYDMDIYLATLGPIVGAGYPGQLWSYPPVAMLVAAPFGLLPYLPALALWTVCGTVAFLVALRLWVRDWRIVALPLAAPAALLGLMSGQFALFAAAIILAALRWRDRRPWLAGALVGLLLVKPQLGFLFPILFLATRNWRAFAAAALSSLALAATVALIWGVDIWRIYVETGIANQSLVLSDPDHLAGPFMPTLFMNLRVVGVPVPLASALQMALGLLAATLVWLRFRRRPAATDLSANLLFLACAVSATPYMLSYDTLSLAAMAVLALAAGQSGRIAPILAFFLPLLQLAAGMAGLPGPGLIPIAVALYLLREKNMHDALKFNRDRP; this comes from the coding sequence ATGGCGGACCGGCTGCGGATACTGTGGGTCGGCGCGGCCCTGCTGCTGCTGGTCTTCGTGCCCGCCTATCTGTTCACCCTGACGCCGGGCCATGGCATCCCGCGCGACGGCACATCGCTGGTAGTCGGGCGAGATTTCCTCAACATCTGGATGTATGGCCGCGCCGCGTGGGAGGCGAACCCCCAACGCTATTACGACATGGACATCTATCTCGCCACTTTGGGGCCGATCGTGGGGGCGGGCTATCCGGGCCAGCTCTGGTCCTATCCCCCGGTCGCGATGCTGGTCGCTGCGCCCTTCGGCCTGCTGCCCTATCTGCCCGCGCTGGCGCTGTGGACCGTGTGTGGAACCGTCGCCTTCCTTGTCGCGCTGCGCCTGTGGGTGCGGGACTGGCGGATCGTCGCACTGCCGCTGGCCGCGCCTGCCGCGCTGCTGGGCCTCATGTCCGGCCAGTTCGCCCTGTTCGCCGCCGCGATTATCCTCGCTGCGCTGCGCTGGCGCGATCGCCGCCCCTGGCTGGCCGGCGCGCTGGTCGGCCTGCTGCTGGTCAAGCCGCAGCTGGGCTTTCTCTTTCCGATCCTGTTCCTCGCCACCCGCAACTGGCGCGCTTTTGCGGCGGCCGCCCTCTCCAGCCTCGCGCTGGCGGCAACCGTGGCGCTGATCTGGGGCGTTGATATCTGGCGCATCTATGTCGAAACCGGCATCGCCAACCAGTCGCTGGTGCTCAGTGATCCCGATCATCTCGCCGGGCCCTTCATGCCGACCCTGTTCATGAACCTGCGCGTCGTCGGCGTGCCGGTGCCGCTGGCGAGCGCGCTCCAGATGGCGCTTGGCCTGCTCGCTGCGACACTGGTCTGGCTGCGCTTCCGCCGCCGGCCCGCGGCGACCGACCTGTCCGCCAACCTGCTGTTCCTTGCCTGCGCCGTGTCGGCCACGCCCTATATGCTGTCCTACGACACGTTGTCCCTCGCCGCGATGGCGGTGCTGGCGCTCGCCGCCGGGCAGAGTGGCCGGATCGCGCCTATCCTGGCCTTTTTTCTGCCCTTGCTCCAGTTGGCGGCCGGCATGGCGGGCTTGCCTGGACCCGGCCTCATCCCCATCGCGGTCGCCCTTTATCTGCTGCGCGAAAAAAATATGCATGATGCATTAAAGTTTAACCGCGACCGTCCGTAA
- the queC gene encoding 7-cyano-7-deazaguanine synthase QueC → MVANNGKFAVVLLSGGLDSMVAGGLAREQGYRILALSIDYNQRHRVELRAAARVAEALNAIRHIVLPLDLTAFGGSALTADIAVPKSGVGDEIPVTYVPARNTIFLSLTLGLAEVAGASDIFIGVNALDYSGYPDCRPEFIDAFQKMATLATKAGVEGHPIRIQTPLQYMTKADIAREADRLGLDAGISWSCYDPTPDGKHCGLCDSCRLRSKGYQEAGLPDPTIYATRP, encoded by the coding sequence ATGGTTGCCAATAATGGAAAATTCGCCGTCGTGCTGCTGTCGGGCGGTCTCGATTCGATGGTCGCGGGCGGGCTCGCGCGCGAACAGGGCTATCGCATCCTCGCTTTGTCGATCGACTATAATCAGCGGCATCGGGTCGAACTGCGCGCCGCGGCCCGCGTCGCCGAAGCGCTCAACGCGATCCGCCACATCGTCTTGCCGCTGGACCTGACCGCGTTCGGCGGATCGGCCCTGACCGCCGACATCGCCGTGCCCAAAAGCGGCGTGGGTGACGAGATTCCCGTCACCTATGTCCCCGCGCGCAACACCATCTTCCTGTCGCTGACCCTGGGCCTGGCCGAAGTCGCCGGCGCAAGCGACATCTTCATTGGCGTAAACGCGCTCGATTATTCGGGCTATCCCGACTGCCGCCCGGAGTTTATCGACGCCTTCCAGAAGATGGCGACGCTGGCGACAAAGGCGGGGGTGGAGGGCCATCCGATCCGCATCCAGACGCCGCTGCAATATATGACCAAGGCGGACATTGCCCGCGAAGCAGACCGGCTGGGTCTGGACGCGGGCATCAGCTGGTCCTGCTATGATCCCACGCCCGACGGCAAGCATTGCGGCCTGTGCGACAGCTGTCGTCTGCGGTCCAAGGGCTATCAGGAGGCCGGCCTGCCTGATCCCACCATTTACGCCACGCGGCCCTGA
- the argF gene encoding ornithine carbamoyltransferase, with protein MTKHFLNLSDAGGDAIAAMIADAIDRKAARAGKPKGAADADAPLAGHTLAMIFEKNSTRTRVSFDMAIRQLGGTSLILEGATSQIGRGETIADTARVLSRMVDAIMIRTDDHAKIEEMAHYATVPVINGLTDLSHPCQIVADLLTVVEHGLALPGSQWAWLGDGNNVLHSIVEAAGLLKFDVRMGIPDGYDPDPAFADAARAAGSTITLTRDAAVAVAGADVVVTDTWISMGQSHAQEKLAAMMPYQVTPDLMAKAKADAKFLHCLPAHRGEEVVAQVIDGPQSLIWDEAENRIHAQKSVLLWALGRLG; from the coding sequence ATGACCAAGCATTTCCTGAATCTTTCCGATGCGGGCGGCGACGCCATCGCCGCCATGATCGCCGACGCCATCGACCGCAAGGCCGCACGGGCGGGCAAGCCCAAGGGCGCGGCGGACGCCGACGCGCCGCTCGCCGGTCACACATTGGCGATGATCTTTGAAAAGAACAGCACCCGCACCCGCGTCAGTTTCGACATGGCGATCCGCCAGCTGGGCGGCACATCCCTGATCCTGGAGGGCGCGACCAGCCAGATCGGCCGGGGCGAGACGATCGCCGACACGGCGCGCGTCCTCAGCCGCATGGTCGACGCGATCATGATCCGCACCGACGACCATGCCAAGATCGAGGAGATGGCGCATTACGCCACCGTCCCGGTCATCAACGGCCTCACTGACCTGTCGCATCCCTGCCAGATCGTCGCCGACCTGCTGACCGTGGTCGAACATGGGCTGGCGCTGCCCGGCAGCCAATGGGCCTGGCTGGGCGACGGCAACAATGTCCTCCATTCGATCGTGGAGGCGGCGGGCCTGCTCAAGTTCGACGTGCGCATGGGCATCCCCGACGGCTATGATCCCGACCCGGCCTTTGCGGATGCGGCGCGCGCCGCCGGTTCGACCATCACCCTGACGCGCGATGCGGCCGTGGCGGTGGCAGGCGCGGACGTGGTCGTCACCGACACCTGGATCTCCATGGGCCAGTCTCATGCGCAGGAGAAGCTTGCGGCGATGATGCCCTATCAGGTCACGCCTGATCTGATGGCCAAGGCCAAAGCGGACGCGAAATTCCTCCACTGCCTGCCCGCCCATCGTGGCGAGGAAGTGGTTGCGCAGGTGATCGACGGCCCGCAGTCGCTGATCTGGGACGAGGCGGAAAATCGCATCCACGCCCAGAAGTCCGTGTTGCTCTGGGCGCTGGGGCGTCTCGGTTGA
- the hemF gene encoding oxygen-dependent coproporphyrinogen oxidase, giving the protein MTASNPIPAVPFALDVRQQVARDWFESLRDRICAEFEAIEREAGSDARFDYTAWDREAEGQAPGEGGGGVRGVMKGKIFEKVGVNISTVGGEFAPGFAQTIHGAADNPAFFATGISLVAHMANPHVPAVHMNTRYLVTTKSWFGGGADLNPPLPRAEDTEHFHGVLKAACDAHDPDYHARFKAWADEYFFIPHRGVHRGVGGIFYDHLECADDAAFDAHFAFTRAVGDAFLDAFPPIVRRRMEDAWSEADYRTMLEWRGRYAEFNLVHDRGTLFGLKTGGNIDAILMSLPPMASWS; this is encoded by the coding sequence ATGACCGCCAGCAACCCGATTCCCGCCGTGCCCTTCGCCCTCGACGTCCGGCAACAGGTGGCGCGCGACTGGTTCGAATCGCTACGCGACCGGATCTGCGCCGAATTTGAGGCGATCGAGCGCGAAGCGGGCAGCGACGCGCGGTTCGACTATACCGCCTGGGATCGCGAGGCCGAGGGCCAGGCGCCGGGCGAAGGTGGCGGCGGCGTGCGCGGCGTCATGAAGGGGAAGATATTCGAGAAGGTCGGCGTCAACATATCGACCGTGGGCGGCGAATTTGCGCCCGGCTTCGCCCAAACCATTCATGGCGCGGCCGACAATCCCGCCTTCTTCGCCACCGGCATCAGCCTGGTCGCGCATATGGCCAACCCGCATGTTCCCGCCGTCCATATGAACACGCGCTATCTGGTCACGACCAAAAGCTGGTTCGGCGGCGGCGCGGACCTCAATCCGCCGCTGCCCCGTGCGGAAGATACGGAGCATTTCCATGGCGTGCTGAAGGCCGCCTGCGATGCCCATGACCCGGACTATCATGCGCGCTTCAAGGCATGGGCCGACGAATATTTCTTCATCCCCCATCGCGGCGTGCATCGCGGCGTGGGCGGGATATTCTACGATCATCTGGAATGTGCGGACGATGCTGCGTTCGACGCCCATTTCGCCTTCACCCGCGCGGTCGGCGACGCCTTTCTCGACGCCTTTCCGCCTATCGTAAGGCGGCGCATGGAAGATGCCTGGAGCGAGGCGGACTATCGCACCATGCTGGAATGGCGCGGGCGTTATGCCGAATTCAACCTGGTGCATGATCGCGGCACGCTGTTCGGGCTGAAGACCGGCGGCAATATCGACGCGATCCTGATGAGCCTGCCGCCGATGGCAAGCTGGAGCTGA
- the lipB gene encoding lipoyl(octanoyl) transferase LipB, with the protein MPDLPPDNAAPPPFPDQIEWRIAAAPVDYPTALADMEARAAAIHDGQARERVWLLEHPPLYTAGTSADPAELLSPRFPVYNAGRGGRYTYHGPGQRIGYLNIDLGKRGKDIRNFVHHLEGWMIAALGDLGIAARRAEGRIGIWTDDPNGREAKIGALGIRVRRWVTLHGFSINVDPDLSHFGGIIPCGISEFPVTSIAALGGNASMAALDQALRDHFPLFLSRLARCGTGVEQCEAGG; encoded by the coding sequence ATGCCTGACCTTCCACCCGATAACGCTGCGCCCCCGCCATTTCCCGACCAGATCGAATGGCGAATCGCCGCCGCGCCGGTCGATTATCCCACCGCGCTGGCCGATATGGAAGCGCGCGCCGCCGCCATCCATGATGGGCAGGCGCGCGAGCGGGTCTGGCTGCTGGAACATCCGCCGCTCTACACCGCCGGGACCAGCGCCGATCCGGCCGAACTCCTCTCGCCCCGCTTTCCGGTCTATAATGCGGGGCGGGGCGGCCGCTACACCTATCATGGGCCTGGGCAGCGGATCGGCTATCTCAACATCGACCTTGGCAAACGCGGTAAGGACATTCGCAATTTCGTCCATCATCTGGAAGGCTGGATGATCGCGGCGCTGGGCGACCTGGGCATCGCGGCGCGGCGGGCGGAGGGGCGGATCGGCATCTGGACCGACGATCCCAATGGCCGGGAGGCAAAGATCGGCGCGCTGGGCATTCGGGTGCGGCGCTGGGTGACGCTTCACGGCTTTTCCATCAATGTCGATCCCGACCTGTCCCATTTCGGGGGCATCATACCCTGCGGCATCAGCGAATTTCCGGTGACCAGCATCGCCGCCTTGGGCGGCAATGCCTCCATGGCCGCGCTGGACCAGGCGCTGCGCGATCATTTCCCGCTTTTTCTCAGTCGCTTGGCCCGTTGCGGCACGGGGGTTGAGCAATGCGAAGCGGGCGGCTAG
- a CDS encoding Hsp33 family molecular chaperone HslO, producing MPDDRSCILTSAAHLDQAIGFTIPARHARGRLVRLGPVLDQVLAAHAYPPAIERLLASALVLAALLGSTLKQANGQLTLQAQTENGVVSLLVADYKDGDVRGYAKFDPDRLAEQGADPTLFGLFGKGYLAITFDQAVSGERYQGIVPLEGQSLAQAAEHYFFQSEQIPSVIQITTRHDKGAGCVAAGMLLQHLPEGEVGRERLHVRHDHPEWEHVQALAQTLKPDELTDEALPLSDIVWRLFHEEDEVRATDPTPLAKGCRCDINHIRDVIGRFPVSERIDMADDQGVIGVDCAFCSRLFPLALDSFVAH from the coding sequence ATGCCGGACGACCGGAGCTGTATATTGACGTCTGCCGCCCATCTCGACCAAGCCATTGGCTTCACCATCCCAGCGCGCCACGCGCGCGGCCGACTCGTGCGGCTGGGGCCGGTACTCGACCAGGTGCTCGCCGCCCATGCCTATCCGCCCGCGATCGAGCGACTGCTCGCGTCCGCGTTGGTGCTCGCCGCGCTGCTGGGCAGCACGCTCAAACAGGCGAATGGCCAGCTGACCTTGCAGGCGCAGACCGAAAATGGCGTCGTCAGCCTGCTGGTCGCCGACTACAAGGATGGCGACGTGCGCGGCTATGCCAAGTTCGATCCCGATCGTCTGGCCGAGCAGGGCGCCGATCCGACCCTGTTCGGGCTGTTCGGCAAGGGTTATCTGGCGATCACTTTCGACCAGGCGGTGAGTGGCGAGCGCTATCAAGGCATCGTCCCGCTGGAGGGCCAGTCGCTGGCGCAGGCCGCTGAACATTATTTCTTTCAGTCCGAACAAATCCCCAGCGTGATCCAGATCACCACCCGGCATGACAAGGGCGCAGGCTGCGTCGCGGCCGGCATGCTGCTCCAGCATCTGCCGGAAGGCGAGGTGGGGCGCGAGCGGCTGCATGTGCGTCATGACCACCCGGAATGGGAGCATGTGCAGGCGCTGGCCCAGACGTTGAAGCCGGACGAACTGACCGACGAGGCGCTGCCGCTGAGCGACATCGTGTGGCGCTTGTTCCATGAGGAAGACGAAGTGCGGGCGACCGATCCGACGCCGCTCGCCAAGGGCTGCCGCTGCGACATCAACCATATTCGCGACGTTATCGGCCGCTTTCCGGTCAGCGAACGCATCGATATGGCGGACGATCAGGGCGTTATCGGCGTGGATTGCGCTTTCTGCTCGCGCCTGTTCCCGCTCGCGCTTGACAGTTTCGTCGCCCATTGA
- a CDS encoding aspartate aminotransferase family protein gives MSITPLMPVYPRCDVRPVRGEGCYLIGERGERYLDFASGIAVNLLGHGHPRLVKAIADQAATLMHISNLYGSPLGEAFAQKLADNTFADTVFFTNSGAEAVECAIKTARRYHYANGEAHRHKIISFDNAFHGRTLGTISATSQPKMRDGFEPLLPGFAVVPFNDLDAALAAIDDNTAGFLLEPVQGEGGVTPATQAFLKGLRQACDDHGLLLILDEVQCGYARTGTFFAHEQYGVTPDIMAVAKGIGAGFPLGACLATEEAAKGMVFGTHGSTYGGNPLAMAVGLAVLEEVLAEGFLDRVTAMGARLRAALEQLIPNHDDMFEDVRGMGLMLGVKLKDTHDARAFVGHLRDHHGLLAVSAGQNVLRILPPLVIEESHIAEAIEKISAGARTFAEAKAA, from the coding sequence ATGTCGATTACGCCGCTCATGCCCGTTTACCCCCGGTGCGATGTCCGTCCGGTGCGAGGCGAGGGCTGCTATCTGATCGGCGAGCGCGGCGAGCGTTATCTCGATTTCGCCAGCGGCATTGCGGTCAACCTGCTCGGCCATGGCCACCCCAGGCTGGTCAAGGCGATCGCCGACCAGGCCGCGACGCTGATGCACATATCGAACCTCTACGGCTCGCCTTTGGGGGAAGCGTTCGCGCAGAAGCTGGCCGACAACACATTTGCCGACACCGTCTTCTTCACCAATTCGGGCGCAGAAGCGGTCGAGTGCGCGATCAAGACCGCGCGGCGCTATCATTATGCCAATGGCGAAGCGCACCGGCACAAGATCATCAGCTTCGACAACGCCTTCCACGGGCGGACGCTGGGCACCATCTCGGCGACCAGCCAGCCCAAGATGCGCGACGGCTTCGAACCACTGCTGCCCGGCTTTGCCGTCGTGCCGTTCAATGATCTCGATGCGGCGCTCGCGGCTATCGACGACAACACCGCCGGCTTCCTGCTGGAACCGGTGCAGGGCGAAGGCGGCGTGACCCCCGCGACGCAGGCGTTCCTCAAGGGCCTGCGCCAGGCGTGCGACGACCATGGCCTGCTGTTGATCCTGGACGAGGTCCAGTGCGGCTATGCCCGCACCGGCACCTTCTTCGCCCATGAACAATATGGCGTCACGCCCGACATCATGGCGGTGGCCAAGGGCATCGGCGCGGGCTTCCCGCTTGGCGCCTGCCTGGCGACCGAAGAAGCGGCCAAGGGGATGGTGTTCGGCACCCATGGCTCCACCTATGGCGGCAATCCGCTCGCCATGGCCGTCGGCCTGGCCGTGTTGGAAGAAGTCCTGGCCGAGGGCTTTCTTGACCGCGTGACCGCCATGGGCGCTCGGTTGCGCGCGGCGTTGGAGCAGCTCATCCCCAATCATGACGATATGTTCGAGGATGTGCGCGGCATGGGGCTGATGCTGGGCGTCAAGCTGAAGGACACGCATGACGCGCGCGCTTTCGTCGGCCATCTGCGCGACCATCATGGCCTGCTGGCCGTGTCGGCCGGCCAGAATGTGCTGCGCATCCTGCCGCCCCTCGTCATCGAGGAAAGCCATATCGCCGAAGCCATCGAGAAGATTTCCGCCGGCGCGCGGACCTTCGCGGAAGCCAAGGCGGCCTGA